One window from the genome of Halictus rubicundus isolate RS-2024b chromosome 7, iyHalRubi1_principal, whole genome shotgun sequence encodes:
- the LOC143355677 gene encoding coiled-coil domain-containing protein 134 → MPRVFVYIAVVSVLTCNAHAQQADLIATDQPINNEAGNGESTVYEELFRKSFSLQREEHASAIKRLERIDNYELLYKMIMVLGEKMIDVIESSKSLIEDGDFNPDDRLLPRNVTVQSALSTVLENTALFGDIILHFPEVTQRILKAQPKWNTILTWSLKFTNRSRHLVDEKTIDLINLVTQELNITDRQPEYFNPYRRSVESRMENKGTTKTKKEKRKRGPQMTNIEL, encoded by the exons ATGCCACGCGTATTCGTTTATATAGCAGTCGTGTCAGTGTTGACATGCAATGCGCATGCGCAACAAGCTGATCTGATAGCGACGGACCAGCCAATCAACAACGAGGCGGGAAACGGCGAAAGTACGGTTTACGAAGAATTAT TCAGAAAATCATTTAGTTTACAACGAGAAGAGCATGCAAGTGCCATAAAGCGTCTTGAAAGAATAGACAACTATGAGCTTCTTTACAAAATGATTATGGTGCTTGGGGAAAAAATGATCGACGTGATCGAGTCAAGTAAATCGCTGATAGAAGACGGAGACTTTAATCCAGACGATAGATTATTGCCACGAAACGTTACGGTGCAGAGCG cGTTATCCACCGTGTTAGAAAACACTGCTTTATTTGGGGATATCATCCTCCATTTTCCGGAAGTAACTCAGCGGATATTGAAAGCTCAACCAAAATGGAACACGATCTTAACTTGGTCTTTAAAATTCACCAATCGAAGCAGACATTTAGTAGACGAGAAAACGATCGATTTAATTAATTTGGTGACTCAAGAGCTGAATATAACGGACCGTCAACCGGAATATTTTAATCCTTATCGGCGATCAGTCGAGTCTCGAATGGAAAACAAAGGAACAACGAAGAcaaagaaagagaaacggaAGAGAGGACCTCAGATGACCAACATTGAATTATGA
- the Cda4 gene encoding chitin deacetylase Cda4 isoform X1, which translates to MIIRRRQLLICAALIVSVFGQKGTKKDEEKKDEEFRCPEGQGNGNFADPATCRRFYQCVDGYPYLNRCPSGLHFDDISKFCTFKNEARCGPIATTPAPVTEPPTDLAERCDTSNCQLPYCYCSRDGTIIPGGLQPDETPQLILMTFDGAINHNNFDHYQKIFATDRLNPNNCPLKGTFFISHEYCNYNMVQSLAHDGHEIATETISLQKGLEDKGYEEWVGEMIGMREILKHFSNISTSEVVGMRAPYLKPGRNTQYKVLEDFGYIYDSSIGISPLKVPIWPYTLDYKIPHECKAGTCPTKSFPGVWELPLNAHYVESYEGGHCPYLDQCVLHNHDPEEVFEWLQEDFNRYYEQNRAPYMMPFHTNWFQIKELERGLAKFLDWAVTLPDVYFVTATQALTWITDPKPIKSLNNFEGWSCKKKENLPGPPCNNANKCALDFKPTESNFTTTRYLETCRECPNKYPWLGDSKGTGLYNDNYNPEKK; encoded by the exons ATGATCATACGGAGAAGACAACTGTTGATCTGCGCCGCCCTGATCGTCTCAG TATTTGGCCAAAAAGGTACCAAGAAGGATGAGGAGAAGAAAGATGAAGAGTTCAGATGCCCCGAAGGCCAAGGCAATGGTAACTTCGCGGACCCGGCGACGTGTAGAAGATTTTACCAG TGTGTCGATGGATACCCGTACTTAAACAGATGTCCATCAGGGCTACACTTCGACGACATCAGTAAATTCTGCACGTTTAAAAACGAAGCTCGCTGCGGTCCCATTGCTACAA CTCCAGCACCAGTGACTGAACCACCAACTGATTTAGCAGAAAGATGCGACACTTCGAACTGTCAGTTACCATACTGCTACTGTTCAAGAGACGGCACCATAATTCCTGGTGGCCTTCAACCCGACGAG ACTCCCCAACTAATCCTAATGACTTTCGACGGAGCAATAAATCACAACAACTTCGACCACTACCAAAAGATATTCGCCACTGATCGACTGAATCCAAACAATTGCCCATTGAAAGGCACTTTCTTCATCTCGCATGAGTATTGTAATTACAATATGGTCCAGAGTCTTGCTCACGATGGACATGAAATTGCGACTGAAACCATATC ATTGCAAAAAGGACTGGAAGATAAAGGATACGAAGAATGGGTTggagagatgataggaatgCGAGAGATACTCAAGCACTTTAGCAACATCTCGACGAGCGAGGTTGTAGGTATGAGGGCTCCGTATTTGAAACCAGGTAGAAACACCCAGTACAAGGTGCTGGAAGACTTTGGATACATATACGACAGCAGCATTGGTATTTCTCCGTTGAAAGTACCGATTTGGCCTTACACTCTCGATTACAAGATACCTCACGAATGTAAAGCAGGCACATGTCCCACTAAATCGTTCCCAG GTGTATGGGAACTGCCGTTAAATGCTCACTATGTTGAAAGCTACGAAGGAGGACATTGTCCTTACTTGGATCAGTGCGTACTTCATAATCATGATCCCGAAGAGGTTTTCGAATGGTTGCAAGAAGATTTCAATCGATACTACGAACAAAACAGAGCACCGTACATGATGCCTTTCCACACAAATTGGTTCCAGATAAAGGAATTGGAACGAGGATTGGCGAAGTTTCTCGACTGGGCAGTGACATT ACCCGATGTGTACTTTGTGACAGCCACGCAAGCGCTCACATGGATTACCGATCCAAAACCAATTAAATCTCTTAATAATTTCGAAGGATGGTCgtgtaaaaagaaagaaaatcttCCTGGACCACCGTGTAATAACGCAAATAAGTGTGCTTTAGACTTCAAGCCTACAGAATCAAACTTTACTACGACTAG GTATTTGGAAACGTGCAGGGAATGTCCCAACAAATATCCCTGGCTGGGAGATTCTAAAGGAACTGGACTATACAATGATAATTATAATCCtgaaaaaaaatag
- the Cda4 gene encoding chitin deacetylase Cda4 isoform X2 has product METLHLNDLPQRHCQSVFGQKGTKKDEEKKDEEFRCPEGQGNGNFADPATCRRFYQCVDGYPYLNRCPSGLHFDDISKFCTFKNEARCGPIATTPAPVTEPPTDLAERCDTSNCQLPYCYCSRDGTIIPGGLQPDETPQLILMTFDGAINHNNFDHYQKIFATDRLNPNNCPLKGTFFISHEYCNYNMVQSLAHDGHEIATETISLQKGLEDKGYEEWVGEMIGMREILKHFSNISTSEVVGMRAPYLKPGRNTQYKVLEDFGYIYDSSIGISPLKVPIWPYTLDYKIPHECKAGTCPTKSFPGVWELPLNAHYVESYEGGHCPYLDQCVLHNHDPEEVFEWLQEDFNRYYEQNRAPYMMPFHTNWFQIKELERGLAKFLDWAVTLPDVYFVTATQALTWITDPKPIKSLNNFEGWSCKKKENLPGPPCNNANKCALDFKPTESNFTTTRYLETCRECPNKYPWLGDSKGTGLYNDNYNPEKK; this is encoded by the exons ATGGAAACGTTGCACCTGAACGATTTACCGCAACGTCATTGCCAGAGCG TATTTGGCCAAAAAGGTACCAAGAAGGATGAGGAGAAGAAAGATGAAGAGTTCAGATGCCCCGAAGGCCAAGGCAATGGTAACTTCGCGGACCCGGCGACGTGTAGAAGATTTTACCAG TGTGTCGATGGATACCCGTACTTAAACAGATGTCCATCAGGGCTACACTTCGACGACATCAGTAAATTCTGCACGTTTAAAAACGAAGCTCGCTGCGGTCCCATTGCTACAA CTCCAGCACCAGTGACTGAACCACCAACTGATTTAGCAGAAAGATGCGACACTTCGAACTGTCAGTTACCATACTGCTACTGTTCAAGAGACGGCACCATAATTCCTGGTGGCCTTCAACCCGACGAG ACTCCCCAACTAATCCTAATGACTTTCGACGGAGCAATAAATCACAACAACTTCGACCACTACCAAAAGATATTCGCCACTGATCGACTGAATCCAAACAATTGCCCATTGAAAGGCACTTTCTTCATCTCGCATGAGTATTGTAATTACAATATGGTCCAGAGTCTTGCTCACGATGGACATGAAATTGCGACTGAAACCATATC ATTGCAAAAAGGACTGGAAGATAAAGGATACGAAGAATGGGTTggagagatgataggaatgCGAGAGATACTCAAGCACTTTAGCAACATCTCGACGAGCGAGGTTGTAGGTATGAGGGCTCCGTATTTGAAACCAGGTAGAAACACCCAGTACAAGGTGCTGGAAGACTTTGGATACATATACGACAGCAGCATTGGTATTTCTCCGTTGAAAGTACCGATTTGGCCTTACACTCTCGATTACAAGATACCTCACGAATGTAAAGCAGGCACATGTCCCACTAAATCGTTCCCAG GTGTATGGGAACTGCCGTTAAATGCTCACTATGTTGAAAGCTACGAAGGAGGACATTGTCCTTACTTGGATCAGTGCGTACTTCATAATCATGATCCCGAAGAGGTTTTCGAATGGTTGCAAGAAGATTTCAATCGATACTACGAACAAAACAGAGCACCGTACATGATGCCTTTCCACACAAATTGGTTCCAGATAAAGGAATTGGAACGAGGATTGGCGAAGTTTCTCGACTGGGCAGTGACATT ACCCGATGTGTACTTTGTGACAGCCACGCAAGCGCTCACATGGATTACCGATCCAAAACCAATTAAATCTCTTAATAATTTCGAAGGATGGTCgtgtaaaaagaaagaaaatcttCCTGGACCACCGTGTAATAACGCAAATAAGTGTGCTTTAGACTTCAAGCCTACAGAATCAAACTTTACTACGACTAG GTATTTGGAAACGTGCAGGGAATGTCCCAACAAATATCCCTGGCTGGGAGATTCTAAAGGAACTGGACTATACAATGATAATTATAATCCtgaaaaaaaatag
- the Nd-b14.5b gene encoding NADH dehydrogenase (ubiquinone) B14.5 B subunit, producing the protein MGDESSIQWAIDIMTDKTHYKPSFLQKYRGDIGIIAALFASPVLYNAWRNIPLYSGFPQSCIYFSLPATFCALLATNAVRRTRAKRDARIVDYIKTYPERFPEPENKQFKDIFEPWVPIR; encoded by the exons ATGGGTGACGAAAGTTCGATACAATGGGCGATTGATATAATGACAGACAAGACCCATTACAAACCGTCGTTTCTCCAAAAATACAGGGGAGACATAGGTATAATAGCTGCTCTATTCGCTTCACCAGTACTTTACAATGCATGGCGTAATATTCCTTTGTATAGCG GTTTTCCACAATCGTGTATTTACTTCTCGTTGCCAGCCACTTTTTGTGCACTTCTAGCAACAAATGCGGTACGGAGGACTCGTGCTAAAAGGGATGCAAGAATCGTAGACTATATCAAAACGTATCCAGAAAGATTTCCTGAGCCAG AAAATAAACAGTTTAAAGATATATTTGAACCATGGGTACCAATTCGTTAA
- the Smg5 gene encoding smg5 nonsense mediated mRNA decay factor isoform X1, whose product MRRTYNTAADVGSTDCLEQTRRLHKGITDIAKRLDEQKNRALTITDLFTPSGETLRVKLKDYCIRLETKDPVGYARKTEELLWRKAFYDIVYAAKKLRKGNVWNETEKAVLSVHLAVGVGFYHHLILKLQLEYGLDLVGAIDFAFTQNETGSSTTKNKMTQNKVHTEEVKQCVTRLIHRSLVCLGDLARYKLELDPYWNPMIAKRYYKMAIAIDPNIGMPHNQLGTIAGNQNYGLDAVYHYIRCVLCTEPFEGAEGNLKRAIVTYSICTDEKFPTHICISRLFSLLQLWDYDIPNSERINQECQDLLTSIETCLSTEQPDLNVTSYNKNETSIESYLQSGKTEQTKYLTDDMIFKIVAICLMSISRLKSKESSEVQGVVAITLAIMSQLMQFTITRLQESFIDVPLSNIEEVLQSNDLSTQNECNNKSVEEKNNTVKQQKSQLTENAKVIAENEKKVSSKQKRTENNGDIQNGPRKTREKTKSLLTKLRRRKRRNSSDSDASDGDQATMESSSDEVNSDISETEEDVLSEGNALSDDALSEDGSDEESSRLRVKQENSDKPKAKKMNGHVESATKPDKTVTEDRADNGEHASDDQTDKKPDDKDSTINSAETSNSNNAVDDGNGSSDRIIYVAQLKKQNLKPDQVLNILMKKDILASIKICCDWLRSNPDIIKICGKSSRILLKRVTILLNLINIDANEILKTCKEDSTILSSVEKLKEYVKVVPLPEDVDLRGLNILEEAHKSLNWKILYKKKMSKREEVLLRALKLVEFGHYLHSVEDAGVKYEQTKQMFVTVELNSTSTVKDTKETDMDHSRGKLMRHMGKLWLKAEVCALESRLRSKLMSAYLVPDHEALSKHTPALKRLVYTKKFIIVIPSVVVSALDEVKRVCGRAREATRWLEGQLKRGSRFLRAQRPHERLPLPYIKGPRPKDKEAWLFFQIIECCHYLTQQMKIGMTNDMETPVVTLLTGCSPDDKRTLTFSPEGLAKSAGVNIEYIETFQTKWKASSKSHG is encoded by the exons ATGAGGAGAACGTATAACACTGCAGCAGATGTCGGATCGACGGACTGCCTCGAGCAGACTAGGCGTTTACACAA GGGTATAACAGATATTGCCAAAAGATTAGATGAACAAAAGAACCGTGCACTAACAATAACAGATTTATTTACCCCTTCAGGGGAAACACTACGGGTGAAGCTTAAAGATTATTGCATAAGATTAGAAACTAAAGATCCTGTTGGGTATGCACGTAAAACTGaggaattattatggagaaaagcATTCTATGACATTGTCTATGCTGCTAAAAAGTTACGCAAG GGCAACGTATGGAACGAAACGGAGAAGGCAGTGTTATCTGTTCACTTGGCGGTAGGAGTCGGGTTTTACCATCATTTGATATTGAAACTGCAGTTAGAATACGGTTTGGATCTAGTTGGTGCTATTGATTTTGCATTTACGCAAAATGAAACTGGATCGTCTACT acgaaaaataaaatgaccCAAAACAAGGTTCATACCGAAGAAGTGAAGCAGTGTGTTACTCGTCTAATCCATAGGAGTCTGGTATGCCTTGGGGATTTAGCTAGGTACAAATTAGAATTAGATCCATACTGGAATCCAATGATAGCGAAGAGATATTACAAAATGGCTATAGCAATCGATCCAAATATTGGGATGCCACACAACCAATTGGGCACTATAGCGGGAAATCAAAATTATGGCCTTGATGCAGTGTACCACTACATCAGATg TGTTCTATGTACCGAACCGTTTGAAGGAGCAGAGGGAAATTTGAAACGGGCAATAGTTACTTACTCTATTTGCACTGACGAAAAGTTCCCAACGCACATATGTATATCAAGATTGTTTTCTTTATTACAGTTATGGGATTATGATATTCCGAATTCTGAGAGAATAAATCAGGAATGTCAA GATCTTCTAACTAGCATCGAAACTTGTTTgagtaccgaacagcccgattTGAACGTCACgagttataataaaaatgaaactagTATCGAGTCGTACCTTCAAAGTGGTAAAACCGAGCAAACAAAGTACCTAACGGACGACATGATATTTAAAATAGTGGCAATATGCCTGATGTCCATTTCGAGACTAAAAAGCAAAGAATCTAGCGAGGTTCAGGGAGTCGTAGCTATAACTTTAGCGATAATGTCCCAGTTGATGCAGTTCACGATAACAAGATTGCAAGAATCATTCATAGACGTACCGTTATCCAATATAGAAGAAGTTCTacaatccaatgacctatcaaCGCAAAATGAATGCAACAATAAATCCGTCGAAGAAAAGAATAACACGGTAAAACAACAAAAGTCACAGTTAACTGAGAACGCTAAAGTAATTGccgaaaatgagaaaaaagttTCGTCGAAGCAAAAGCGTACTGAAAACAATGGGGATATTCAAAATGGTCCTCGAAAAACTCGCGAAAAAACGAAGAGTTTGCTGACCAAACTCCGACGTCGAAAACGGAGGAACAGCAGCGATTCGGACGCGAGTGATGGCGATCAGGCAACTATGGAGTCCTCGAGCGATGAGGTCAACTCGGATATCTCTGAGACAGAGGAGGACGTTTTAAGCGAGGGAAACGCTTTATCGGATGATGCGTTGTCCGAAGACGGTTCTGACGAAGAGAGCTCGCGTTTACGAGTGAAACAAGAAAACTCGGATAAGCCTAAAGCCAAAAAAATGAACGGACACGTGGAATCTGCGACGAAGCCTGACAAAACGGTAACAGAGGATCGCGCGGATAACGGTGAGCATGCGTCCGACGATCAAACGGACAAAAAACCTGACGACAAAGATTCTACAATTAATTCTGCAGAAACGAGTAATTCCAACAATGCCGTAGATGATGGCAACGGATCGTcagatagaataatatacgttGCTCAATTGAAGAAACAGAATTTAAAGCCGGACCAGGTGCTGaacattttaatgaaaaaggaCATACTGGCGTCCATTAAAATATGTTGCGACTGGTTGAGAAGCAACCCGGACATCATAAAGATATGTGGGAAAAGCTCGCGGATCTTACTGAAACGCGTCacgattttattaaatttaatcaaCATAGATGCGAACGAAATACTGAAAACGTGTAAGGAAGACAGCACGATATTATCGAGCGTGGAAAAATTGAAGGAGTATGTTAAAGTTGTTCCATTACCGGAGGATGTAGATTTGAGAGGATTGAATATACTGGAGGAGGCTCATAAATCGCTCAATTGGAAAATATTGTACAAGAAGAAGATGAGCAAACGAGAGGAAGTGTTGTTGCGGGCGTTGAAGTTGGTAGAGTTCGGACACTACCTTCATTCTGTAGAGGATGCAGGTGTCAAGTACGAACAGACTAAGCAGATGTTCGTAACTGTTGAATTGAACTCTACCAGTACAGTAAAAGACACCAAGGAAACGGACATGGATCACTCGCGGGGAAAGTTGATGAGACACATGGGGAAGTTATGGTTGAAAGCAGAGGTTTGCGCGTTGGAAAGTCGTTTGAGGTCCAAGTTGATGTCAGCTTACTTGGTTCCCGACCACGAAGCTTTATCCAAGCACACACCTGCTCTAAAACGATTGGTGTACACCAAGAAATTCATCATTGTGATTCCTAGCGTTG TTGTATCCGCGTTGGACGAGGTGAAGCGCGTCTGCGGTCGAGCAAGAGAAGCAACGCGCTGGTTGGAAGGTCAATTAAAACGCGGTTCAAGATTCCTAAGGGCTCAAAGACCGCACGAGCGTCTACCCCTGCCATACATAAAGGGTCCAAGGCCGAAAGACAAAGAAGCCTGGCTGTTTTTCCAAATCATAGAGTGCTGTCATTACCTTACCCAACAGATGAAAATTGGCATGACCAATGACATGGAAACGCCAGTCGTGACTTTACTAACCGGCTGCAGCCCAGATGATAAAAGGACTCTTACCTTCAGTCCCGAAGGTTTAGCGAAAAGCGCAG GTGTCAATATCGAGTATATCGagacatttcaaacaaaatGGAAGGCATCGAGCAAGAGTCATGGTTGA
- the Smg5 gene encoding smg5 nonsense mediated mRNA decay factor isoform X2 has product MSDRRTASSRLGVYTRETLRVKLKDYCIRLETKDPVGYARKTEELLWRKAFYDIVYAAKKLRKGNVWNETEKAVLSVHLAVGVGFYHHLILKLQLEYGLDLVGAIDFAFTQNETGSSTTKNKMTQNKVHTEEVKQCVTRLIHRSLVCLGDLARYKLELDPYWNPMIAKRYYKMAIAIDPNIGMPHNQLGTIAGNQNYGLDAVYHYIRCVLCTEPFEGAEGNLKRAIVTYSICTDEKFPTHICISRLFSLLQLWDYDIPNSERINQECQDLLTSIETCLSTEQPDLNVTSYNKNETSIESYLQSGKTEQTKYLTDDMIFKIVAICLMSISRLKSKESSEVQGVVAITLAIMSQLMQFTITRLQESFIDVPLSNIEEVLQSNDLSTQNECNNKSVEEKNNTVKQQKSQLTENAKVIAENEKKVSSKQKRTENNGDIQNGPRKTREKTKSLLTKLRRRKRRNSSDSDASDGDQATMESSSDEVNSDISETEEDVLSEGNALSDDALSEDGSDEESSRLRVKQENSDKPKAKKMNGHVESATKPDKTVTEDRADNGEHASDDQTDKKPDDKDSTINSAETSNSNNAVDDGNGSSDRIIYVAQLKKQNLKPDQVLNILMKKDILASIKICCDWLRSNPDIIKICGKSSRILLKRVTILLNLINIDANEILKTCKEDSTILSSVEKLKEYVKVVPLPEDVDLRGLNILEEAHKSLNWKILYKKKMSKREEVLLRALKLVEFGHYLHSVEDAGVKYEQTKQMFVTVELNSTSTVKDTKETDMDHSRGKLMRHMGKLWLKAEVCALESRLRSKLMSAYLVPDHEALSKHTPALKRLVYTKKFIIVIPSVVVSALDEVKRVCGRAREATRWLEGQLKRGSRFLRAQRPHERLPLPYIKGPRPKDKEAWLFFQIIECCHYLTQQMKIGMTNDMETPVVTLLTGCSPDDKRTLTFSPEGLAKSAGVNIEYIETFQTKWKASSKSHG; this is encoded by the exons ATGTCGGATCGACGGACTGCCTCGAGCAGACTAGGCGTTTACACAA GGGAAACACTACGGGTGAAGCTTAAAGATTATTGCATAAGATTAGAAACTAAAGATCCTGTTGGGTATGCACGTAAAACTGaggaattattatggagaaaagcATTCTATGACATTGTCTATGCTGCTAAAAAGTTACGCAAG GGCAACGTATGGAACGAAACGGAGAAGGCAGTGTTATCTGTTCACTTGGCGGTAGGAGTCGGGTTTTACCATCATTTGATATTGAAACTGCAGTTAGAATACGGTTTGGATCTAGTTGGTGCTATTGATTTTGCATTTACGCAAAATGAAACTGGATCGTCTACT acgaaaaataaaatgaccCAAAACAAGGTTCATACCGAAGAAGTGAAGCAGTGTGTTACTCGTCTAATCCATAGGAGTCTGGTATGCCTTGGGGATTTAGCTAGGTACAAATTAGAATTAGATCCATACTGGAATCCAATGATAGCGAAGAGATATTACAAAATGGCTATAGCAATCGATCCAAATATTGGGATGCCACACAACCAATTGGGCACTATAGCGGGAAATCAAAATTATGGCCTTGATGCAGTGTACCACTACATCAGATg TGTTCTATGTACCGAACCGTTTGAAGGAGCAGAGGGAAATTTGAAACGGGCAATAGTTACTTACTCTATTTGCACTGACGAAAAGTTCCCAACGCACATATGTATATCAAGATTGTTTTCTTTATTACAGTTATGGGATTATGATATTCCGAATTCTGAGAGAATAAATCAGGAATGTCAA GATCTTCTAACTAGCATCGAAACTTGTTTgagtaccgaacagcccgattTGAACGTCACgagttataataaaaatgaaactagTATCGAGTCGTACCTTCAAAGTGGTAAAACCGAGCAAACAAAGTACCTAACGGACGACATGATATTTAAAATAGTGGCAATATGCCTGATGTCCATTTCGAGACTAAAAAGCAAAGAATCTAGCGAGGTTCAGGGAGTCGTAGCTATAACTTTAGCGATAATGTCCCAGTTGATGCAGTTCACGATAACAAGATTGCAAGAATCATTCATAGACGTACCGTTATCCAATATAGAAGAAGTTCTacaatccaatgacctatcaaCGCAAAATGAATGCAACAATAAATCCGTCGAAGAAAAGAATAACACGGTAAAACAACAAAAGTCACAGTTAACTGAGAACGCTAAAGTAATTGccgaaaatgagaaaaaagttTCGTCGAAGCAAAAGCGTACTGAAAACAATGGGGATATTCAAAATGGTCCTCGAAAAACTCGCGAAAAAACGAAGAGTTTGCTGACCAAACTCCGACGTCGAAAACGGAGGAACAGCAGCGATTCGGACGCGAGTGATGGCGATCAGGCAACTATGGAGTCCTCGAGCGATGAGGTCAACTCGGATATCTCTGAGACAGAGGAGGACGTTTTAAGCGAGGGAAACGCTTTATCGGATGATGCGTTGTCCGAAGACGGTTCTGACGAAGAGAGCTCGCGTTTACGAGTGAAACAAGAAAACTCGGATAAGCCTAAAGCCAAAAAAATGAACGGACACGTGGAATCTGCGACGAAGCCTGACAAAACGGTAACAGAGGATCGCGCGGATAACGGTGAGCATGCGTCCGACGATCAAACGGACAAAAAACCTGACGACAAAGATTCTACAATTAATTCTGCAGAAACGAGTAATTCCAACAATGCCGTAGATGATGGCAACGGATCGTcagatagaataatatacgttGCTCAATTGAAGAAACAGAATTTAAAGCCGGACCAGGTGCTGaacattttaatgaaaaaggaCATACTGGCGTCCATTAAAATATGTTGCGACTGGTTGAGAAGCAACCCGGACATCATAAAGATATGTGGGAAAAGCTCGCGGATCTTACTGAAACGCGTCacgattttattaaatttaatcaaCATAGATGCGAACGAAATACTGAAAACGTGTAAGGAAGACAGCACGATATTATCGAGCGTGGAAAAATTGAAGGAGTATGTTAAAGTTGTTCCATTACCGGAGGATGTAGATTTGAGAGGATTGAATATACTGGAGGAGGCTCATAAATCGCTCAATTGGAAAATATTGTACAAGAAGAAGATGAGCAAACGAGAGGAAGTGTTGTTGCGGGCGTTGAAGTTGGTAGAGTTCGGACACTACCTTCATTCTGTAGAGGATGCAGGTGTCAAGTACGAACAGACTAAGCAGATGTTCGTAACTGTTGAATTGAACTCTACCAGTACAGTAAAAGACACCAAGGAAACGGACATGGATCACTCGCGGGGAAAGTTGATGAGACACATGGGGAAGTTATGGTTGAAAGCAGAGGTTTGCGCGTTGGAAAGTCGTTTGAGGTCCAAGTTGATGTCAGCTTACTTGGTTCCCGACCACGAAGCTTTATCCAAGCACACACCTGCTCTAAAACGATTGGTGTACACCAAGAAATTCATCATTGTGATTCCTAGCGTTG TTGTATCCGCGTTGGACGAGGTGAAGCGCGTCTGCGGTCGAGCAAGAGAAGCAACGCGCTGGTTGGAAGGTCAATTAAAACGCGGTTCAAGATTCCTAAGGGCTCAAAGACCGCACGAGCGTCTACCCCTGCCATACATAAAGGGTCCAAGGCCGAAAGACAAAGAAGCCTGGCTGTTTTTCCAAATCATAGAGTGCTGTCATTACCTTACCCAACAGATGAAAATTGGCATGACCAATGACATGGAAACGCCAGTCGTGACTTTACTAACCGGCTGCAGCCCAGATGATAAAAGGACTCTTACCTTCAGTCCCGAAGGTTTAGCGAAAAGCGCAG GTGTCAATATCGAGTATATCGagacatttcaaacaaaatGGAAGGCATCGAGCAAGAGTCATGGTTGA